TTGCTTGATGGGTTATGTTTTGTCTCTGTCACTGATGCTTTTTTCACTGCTTTTACAAAGCGATCAAATGAAAATGGCTTTAACAAATAATCAATCACATTGTATTCAAAGCATTCTAGTGCAAATTCAGAATAAGCTGTAGTGAGAATAGTTTTAGGAGTTTGCTCTTCTTTTCTTAGAAAATCCATACCCGACATTATTGGCAAGTTGATATCTAAAAACAGCAAGTCAATAGGGTTGGATTTCAAAAAATCTCTAGCTTCTAAAACGTCTGTAAAAGTTGCCACTAGTTGTAACGTTTTTACTTGCTTAATATATTCTTCTAATATTTCTTGGGCAGGCCCTTGATCTTCTACGATTATACAAGTCATCATTTTTCTAGCGGTTTTAATTGTAATTCTAATACAACCCTAAAAATGTCTTCTTCATTTACAATGCTCAGGTCATGCTTATTTGGGTACAACAGTTTCAGGCGTTTTTTTATGTTTTCAAGTCCAATTCCACTGGCTGTTTGATTGGCCTTATATCTGGTCGAGTAGTTATTTTCACAAATAAAAGTGAGCAAACCATCTTTTGTTACTTTTGTGTTAATAGAAATCCTAATATTACCAGACTGGCTTCCAGTGCTATGTTTAAAGGCGTTTTCTACAAAAACAACCAATAGGAGTGGAGAAATAACAAACTGATCTGATTCCAAATCTGTATCAAAACAAACATCTCCTCTGTTTTCAATTTGTAAAATATATAGTGAGGTATAATTTTTTAGATGCTCAAATTCACGCGATAATGTAATATAATTTTCTTTACTATCATAAAGCATAAACCTTAAAACAGAAGACAGTTCTAGGATTATATTTGGCGTTTTAGGAGAGTTTTTTAATGCCTTTGCATATAAATTATTGAGGTTGTTAAACAGAAAATGGGGATTGATCTGCGATTTTAAAAATTTAATTTCGCTCTCCTGTACTAAGCTTTTTAACTCATTTAATTCCCGTTGTTTGCGGTTAAAATCCCAGGCTAACTTAAATAATACAAAAATTAAAATAATGGGCAAAGTCTCTATTATTGTAAATGAAACGCCTGGAAAATAAGTACCTCTAGTGTCTGAAAAATATATTTGTTCCAAGACAAACTCATCTACTAAAACAATTAATACCAGTACAATTATTACTAGCAAGGTGAAAAGCAATGGTTTCTTTTTGTAATAGAGAAACGGCAACAACAAATAATTAATCACTAAAGACCCGACAAGGTAATTTGTATAGAATGCAAATTTGTAAGGAGCAAAAAGTGAATGAAAAGATACTTGTTCAGTTCCTTCTTGATTGTGTGAGAAGAAAATGAACACTACCATAATAATGATTAATTGATAAATAAGCTCTCGATAGTTATGCTCAAAAAAATTGGCTAAAGACATCACGACTCCATTAATCTTTTATCATTTTAAAATGCATATGTCGTTGGTCGGATTTATCTGTCGTTGACCTATTTTTTTTGCTTAATTCCATCTTAATTATGAGCTTTGTTATTTGTAATTAGTCTAAATAAATGGAATGCAATATACTATAATCTCATTAGAACTTCAGCATATTGTTTAAAAAATCCAATGAAAAGTATAGTACTAACTATAGTATGTTTAATAGGTACATTACAGGTACAAGCACAGAGTTATAGTGTTTCTGGCATCGTAACAAATTTGCAAGGTGAAGCGATTCCGGGTGTAAATGTTGTAATAAAAGGGAAATCGGTAGGAGTTTCCACTGACTTTGAAGGCAGGTTTAAACTGGAAATAGGGGAGAACAATGCAATCTTAGTTTTTTCAGCTATTGGTTTTGAAAGTAAAGAACAGCAAGTAGATCAGTCTTTTAGTTCCAAAAATTTAGCTATCCAACTAGAGGAACATGCCACAGAACTCAATGTGGTACAAGTTACAGCAGAAACTGAAGCCACAATTATAGAAAAGCAAGGATTTAGTGTAGAGGCTATAGAAACACAAAAAATTAAATCTCAGAGTCTTGAACTCAACAATGTTATAGGCAGAACAGCAGGCGTACGAGTAAGAAGATCAGGAGGAATGGGATCAGATTTTAACTATTCACTAGATGGAATGTCAGGTAATGCCATCCGTTTTTTTATTGATGGTATCCCGATGGATTATTTTGGTTCTTCTTACTCTATCAATAACATACCCATATCTCTTATAGAACGTGTCGATATTTACAAAGGGGTGGTGCCTGTTGAATTAGGATCTGACGCTCTGGGCGGTGCTATTAATTTAGTAACCGATAAAAATACATCAAATTTCGCTTCTTTTTCATATTCCTTTGGCTCTTTCAATACTCACCAAGCAGCCATAAATGGACAATGGAGAACTAACTCTGGTCTCACTACTAGACTTTCCACTTTTTATACCTATTCAGACAACAATTACAAAGTATGGGGAGAAGGTGTTTTTTATGGAGAAGAGAATACAGGTAAGGCAATTTATTTTACCAAAGATAATCCAGCAGAAAGATTTAATGACGATTTTCAAACAACCACAGTCAAATTTGATATTGGGTTCACTCAAAAAAAATGGGCAGACCAATTTTTTGTTAGCGTTTTAGCTTCAGACCAAAAACAGGGTGTGCAAACTGGTCAAACCATGGGACATGTGTATGGTGAAATGCGCAACAATGAACGGGTACTTATGCCAAGTATTACCTATCAAAAAAAGGATTTAATAATCAAAGGATTAGATGTTAATGCTTTTGCCGGATATTCATATACAGAGGGGACTTTAGTAGATACAACAACTAACCGATATGATTGGCGGGGACAACAAATTGGAACGAATCCCTCTGGAGGAGAAATAGGTCGAGGAGGTAGTAAGTCTTTATTTACTCTCACAGACAAGTCTGAAATTTATAGATTTAATGCTACTTATCAATTGCCCTTAGATCTAAAACTAGGATTTAATTATTTGTATTCAGGCACGAATCGTACAGGAGAAGACCCATTTTCACCATCGTATAGAATCCCATATTTAGAGCCTCAAAAAATAGGTTCTCACTTTGCCGGTTTATCACTCGAAACTATAAAACTTAATGATAAGCTTCATGCCAATGTTTTCTTAAAAAAATATGGTTTCAATTCCTCTATTAATGATCTGGTTTACACTACAGAATATGAAACTGTAGAACATAAGAATAATGTATCTAACTGGGGAGGAGGTTTTGCGACGTCCTATCAAATAGTTCCTAATGTTTTAATTAAGTTTTCTTTAGAGCAAGCCACAAGATTACCAAGTGCAACAGAGGCGCTGGGCGATGGAGTTACTATAGAAAACAACCCTTCAATAAGACCTGAACAAAGCTTTAATGCGAACATTGGAACCGTACTAGGAAGGTTTGAAATTGGAGCTCGTCATAGAGTAAAAATAGCTTTGAATACTTTTTACAGAGAAGTCTCAGACAAGCTACAACTTTTAGTGGAAGGAGGCCAAGAAATTGGACAGTATGAAAATATTAGAAAAGTGAATGGATCAGGAGCTGAGATTGATGTAGTCTATGATTTTGATCAAAAATTAAAATTTAGTCTAAACGGGACTTATCTGGACTTTAGAAACAACCAGAAAACAGACGAAAATGGAAGAGAAAATATAGTCTATGGTGACAGACTGAGAAATACGCCTTACTTAATGGCAAATGCAGGTTTGGAATATAACGCAATGAACCTGATTCAAGAAAATTCTAGGTTTTTTACCTATTTCCAATCTGGTTATGTGCATCAATTTTATCTTCGATGGCCAAGTTTGGGAAGTGCAGAAAACAAAAGTATTGTCCCTTCTCAGCTGGTATTCGATGCGGGTGTTGGATACACCTTTCCTTCTGAAAAGCTGATTTTGTCTGTGGATGTTTCCAATATATTTAATGAACAGGTTTATGACAATTTTCTTCTTCAAAAACCAGGGAGAGCCATTTTTTTTAAAATCAATTATCATATAAAACAGAATTAATTTTTAATAACTATGAAAAAAAACAAACTAGCTAAACTAATTTTTAATTGCTTATTCTTAACAATAACAACAACCTTTGTCGCATGTGACGAAGATGATGAACCTTGTATTGAGTCTACATGGTATGCGGATGTAGATGGTGATGGTTTGGGTGATCCGAACTCATCAATGGAGGCTTGTGATCAACCAGAAGGATATGTAGCCAATAGCGATGACGATAATGATGCACTTGCTCCTGTAAATACTAAATATACAGTTAGCGCAGGTGTTGATGAAGAAGGATATTACATTACAACTGATGATTTAATGTCTGGTTCAATATCTATTGTGGGAAATGGGTCTGAAGGATGGGCGAACTTATCTGTTAGTGTAGATGGATATCTTTATATTCTTAACAACACAGAAGGCTTAACAGAAAAGTACGAATTAACAGAGAGCGGCCCAGTTGAGGTAGAGGCAATTTCTAACTCTGCATTAACTCCAGGTGGTTTCTTTAGATACATACAAGTAGTAGATGACAGCGAGATTCTCTTACTATCTAACCCAAGTGAAGGCGAAATACCATATGCTATTATAGACCTAGAGACGTTTGGTGCCACTAGCAGCGGATTTATTTCTACTCCTACCATTGGTAATAAGAGCAACTTATGGGCAAATGCAGTTGTGCAAGGCGACGAAATCTATTTTGGATCCTTATATGGTGATGAGGCCACTTGGACACAGTTCACCGACTCTTTGGTTACTGTGAAATATGATTATCCTTCTATGGCAAACCCAGAAATATTGGTATCAACTGTTTCTGCAGGTCAAACTTCAGGCTACCGTACCAATGGGTCTTTCGTTACCGAAAATGGAGATATTTACCAGTACAATATGACTAGTTCACTCTGGTATGAAAATGATGAAGTAGCTGATAAGCCTTCAGTATTTGTACGAATAGTAGATGGAGAATATGATGACTCTTACCTTCTTGATGTTTCAGCAGAATATGATGAGCCTATTGCCATTTGGAATGCTTGGTATGCTGGTGACGGTATAGCTTATGCCAATGTATTACGTGTAGCTGATACTCCGGAATGGGGTGATTTATTGCAAAACACAGGAACATTAGTAGAAATCGATCTTGAAGCCAATACCGTAACAGAGTTAAATTTACCAAAAGCATCATTTAGGGATATCTTCTCTTTAAATTGTGTAGAGGATGGAAAATTCTACATCCCTGTGAGCATTACCGGAGGAGAGGCTAATATCTATGAAATTACGATTGGTGGTGGAGCCGACGGATTTACAAAAGGCGCTACATTAGACGGAAGTAATGTATATATAAATGCACTGTTCACTAATTTTTAATCTCTCTTTTTTAGCTTAGAACATTTAAAAATTAAGAATATGATCACCATAGCATTATGTCTTTCTTTTATATCAATCTATTGTCTTTATGCAGTTTCAGACCGGGTAGAAATTGAGAAAAAAGGCATAATGCTTTTTTTAAAAAACAAGCAAGTCTTAGCTGTGGTCATAGCAGGACTCACTTTCTTGGTCAGCACTATTATATTAACCTACAAAGTCGGTTTGGGTGTTGGTATCTTTACCAGTTTATCATTATGGATGGTTTTAGCAAGTTTGATTATTCTTTTTCTACCATTCCAAGTGATCAAATGGCCACATTTGGCTTTAGCATTTTTGCTTGTTGCGATTATTGAAATGAATACATTATTGGTTTAAGGATTATGCCTGCAAATAAAAAGTATATTTCAAGTTCATTATGGATTAAATTTGGTAAACTGTCAGCGGCCATTTTAGGTGGTTTGTTAGCCTCTATAAGTTTCCATATGGCATTGGCTATCTGGACAGACAGGTCAGTGATCATACCTACTGCCGTTTACTCGGGTTTTGTTATTTGGGTTGCGTTTATGATTGTAACTTACTGGGTTCCTAAAGTTTGGCAGGCTTGGACACTCCTCGGAGCAATTACTTTAGTATGTACAATTGCCATTTCTTTAGGTCAATAGACAAAATTCAAAAAGTCATGAGTAATCGAAATTACAATGTTTTCTTTAATACCCATACCGTAAGTGGCATTATCATTAGTATTGGACTATATGTGATTTTTTTTGCTGGAGCTTTTTCGTTGTTTATGGAAAATATAGACCATTGGGAGGCTAATGAGAAAAGGCATGGTTTAAAGGTTTTGGATTATGATAAAGCCATTGCCCAAGTAACAGCAGCAGGATATGATATGCACGGACGGTCTTTAAATATCTATTATTACCACGATCAAATTATTGTTCGCTCTCAGGCTTTAACTGATACTACATTAAAGAAAAGCAATCTTGGTTTACTTCCCGATTCGGTGGCTAGTGGTAGTTTTAATTTTCAACTTGATCAAAATACTTATCGACAGGCAGCTTCAAAAAATGTCAAACCTCAAAAGACACTGGGTACTTTCCTTTACGAACTTCATTTTTTCGATCAAATCCCAACTGCTGGTCGTATTCTAGCTGGTTTAGTATCGGTTTTCTTTCTATTTGCTACTATTACGGGAGTGATTGTTCATTGGAAAAAAATCGCACCTAATTTCTTTACTTTTCGCTTAAAGTCATCCCTCAAAAACCTCTGGACTGATGCACATACTGCTTTGGGAGTAATTGGCCTTCCTTTTCAAATAATGTATGCCATTACCGGGGCAATTTTTTGCTTGCTCATTTTGCTAGGTGCTCCAATGGAAAAGTTTGTGTACAATGGAGATACAGAGGCTATGTCTAATGATATTTACCCGTCTTTTGAGGTTGGAAGTTTTCAAACGGCTTACAATCCGAAAGAGATTTCAATCAATGATCAGGTAGATAAAGCATTAGCTGAATTTTCAGAAGGAGAGGTTACGAGTGTTTATACTGAGATTCATAACTACCACGACCGAAATGCGTACGTAGAAATTTTTGTTGATTCTAAGAAAATTGAGGGTGTTTTTAACTATGCCAAGTTTGTTTATCAACTTTCAGATGGAGAACTGTTGGAATATAAAGCTGTTGCTGATATTCCTCCGTATGCTGTGGCCTCTTGGGACTTCATTCATATCATTCATTTTGGTAATTACGGAGGTATTTTAATAAAAGTGTTGTATTTCCTTTTGTCTTTGCTAACCTGTGTAGTTATTATTTCTGGTGTGATGATCTGGCTTACAGCTCGTGATAAAAAAAGCTATCTGCACAAAGCTAGGTTTAATCAAAATGTTGGAGCCATTTATCTGGGTTCATGCATGGGGCTTTACCCAGCCATAGCATTCATGTTTCTTTTGACAAAGACACTTCCTAATGGTATGGAACATCGATTTACATGGATTAGTTGGTTGTTTCTTACTTTTTGGGTTGTATACACCGCCTATTCGTTTATCATCAAAAGCAATTATAAAATTAATCGAAATGCACTTTTACTCGCTGGTTTAATGGGGATTCTCATTCCAGTGTTTAATGGTTTTCACTCAGGCATGTGGTTTTGGAAATCGCTGGGGATAGGCCATCCAGATTCATTTTTTGTAGATATTACTTGGATGATTGCTGGAATAATCACACTCTGGCTAGCTTTTAAAATCAAACCCCAAAAGAAGAACGTAGTTCGGAGGAAAGTAGAAAAAAACAGGAATGTATTCTCATAAATGATTTTATCAATGGATTTTGGTACGTAACAAAATCTACATAGTCCCCTTTAAGTATTTCTCTTCTTCTGCCAAGCCAGAATAGGAGAGAGTAATCACCTTTCTACAGAGTCAAAGGCCAAATCGTGGCCTTTAATTGTTACCAATTCAGTATGAACATGGCCGGCATCGAAAAACAAGGCATTCCTGATCACAAGTTCCAATACAACGGCAAAGAAAAACAAGAGGAATCTGGACTTAATTGGACAGTCTAAGAAAATCTAAAGTATTGCCAAAAACAATATATTCCATTTTTTTCGTGAAAAAAAGATATTATTCTACTCAATCAGATAAATTATTAATTAAAAAGAGATACGCTAATTTACTGAAATGCAAAAAAAAGTAACTCTTCTTATTTTTTCTATTTTACTGCTAATATCCATATCTAGTCCAGCTCAAATTCAATTAAAAATTGACAGTTTAAAGAAAAGTTTGCCAAATGTAACCGGAGAAGAAAAAGTAAGAGTATTAAGAGATTTGTGTTATTATAATGGTACTCTAAATTTTGATAGTGCAGTTTTATATGGAAACCAAGCAATAGCATATGCTAAAGAAATAGGCCATAGAGATCAATTAGGGGCAGCCTATGATGATTTAGGTTCAGTTTATGCCCATTCTGGCATGCATGAGAGTGCATTGGACTTATATAAGAAAGCCATTACAATATTTAAAAATACAAATAATCGTAAAAGTGAGGCTTATACCACACATAATTTCGGATATGTTTATTTAGCAAAAGCTGATTACCTCACTACTCTTATGGATTAAGCAAGTGTGTTGATATAATTTTTTTCATATTTCCTATTTTGTTTGACTACGGCAAAAATCCTATGTATAAGCTTTGACCTAATGGCATTTATAACGGTCATCTTGTTTTTTCCTTCAGCTACTTTTCTTTCAAAGTAGCGCCCGAGTTCCCCTTTGGAACTCACCACTGATAAAGCTGCCATATGGAAGGTTTTTTTCAGGTACTTATTGGCCCTTTGGGAGACCTTATTCCTTGAGTTCAGGCTTGACCCCGATTGCTGTCTAAAAGGGGCACAACCTGCATGGCAAGCAAACTTTCTAGGATTATCGAACTTGGTAAAGTTACCCGTTGCGATAATGGTCGCCACAGCAGTCCTTGGGCCGATACCCTCGATACTGGTCATCTTCTCCACATTGTTCTTTATCTGCTCATCGCTTTCTATTACCTGATCTATCCTTTTTTCTACTTCCAAGAGTATTTTTTGATTGTACTTGATGAGTTTTTGAAGCCTTTTCTTTTTCTCCTTGAAGTAACTTTCATCAAAAAAACCTGCTTCCTGTTTGAGTTGCCCACGGTACTTGGCAATGTCCTTTACGATCAGGTCCCTTTCAGAATTGAGTCTTTCCAATAGCTTAACATTATGGTTATCAGGGATGTAAAGCCTTGCCCTGTCGTTGAACCTCTTACCATATTCAGCAATTCGTTGGGCATCGAGTTTATCATTCTTGTTCCTTGCCAGTCCTTGTGAGCGAAGAATATTATAAGCTTGTTCTACCCATAGGTTCAACTTTTCAGTACCACATACATTGATGAGTTTATTGCCGAAGTGCCCTGTGGATTCAGCACATACCAATGTGTCCTGTTTGTCCAGTTCATAAGTTTGGTATAGGTATCCTAACTGTTCACTGATAACAGCTATATTATTTTCCCATTTGAAAAACACTGTTTCACCATTGCCTCTAAGCAGGCATATATCCAGTGTATCCTTACTGATATCTATGCCGATAAAATTTTTAAACTGTTTCATTTTTATTTTAATTTGTTTGAGCAAAAAAATTGAGGTCAAAAAACTGAACCATTACCTAACCACCTTAAAGGGTAACAAACTCTTATACAGGTCTAGGTTCAGAAGGGGGGAAACAAGTACCTAGCAGTGGGATGAATCTTTTCCAAGGTCTTAAGTTGGTTCACTTGTTCCCCTCTTGACCAAAAGAAATCTACTATTAAAGTTAATCGCTTCTCTTTAAATAATACAATCACTCAAATCTAAGGTGCTCTTAAATACTATTTTAAAGCATTAAAAATGAAATCTGATTTAGATGGAGTAAATACATCATCTACTTTAAGTAATAACAAAAAAGAAATAAAGTATTAAAAAAATGGATAGCTTTGATCTATGAGACAACACCGATTTATCAAAGCAAGTGAAGAAGAAGTTAAATTGTTAAAAGCACAATTGAAACAACCTATGAGCAGACAGGAATCTGTTCGAATAGAAGGTTTACTACTGAGTATAAAAGGTTATACCATGGAACAAATTGTGGATATATTAGAAGTAAATCGTGATACTGTATCTCGGTGGTTTAACCGCTGGGATAAAGGTAAAATGGACAACTTAGCTAATCTCCCTAAAAGTGGTCGAAGACGAATCTATTTAGCAGAAGAAGAAAAAAAATGATCCAAAAAGCCTCTTTGGGCATCCAAAGGCTAAAAGTATTTCTTCAAGAAGTGATCAATAGTACAGGCAAAAGTTGCCATATAGAAACACTGAAGGGTATTTTCAAAAGACATAAACTGGTATGGAAACGCTATAGAAAGAGCTTGAAACCTGAAAGAGATGAATTACTTTTTGAATTTTTCAAATCGGAATTAAACTCTCTAGAGCAACAAGCAAAAGAAGGAACGATAGATTTGATGTTTATGGATGAATCGAGCTTTAACTTAAATCCAAATGTGCCTTATGGTTGGCAGCCAATAGGACAGCAGATTCTGCTTCCTGCTAAACGTAGTTCCTCTAACTGGACGGTTTTGGGTACACTTAATATCCACAAACAAAGGTTTTACGGATATATTATGCCAGAGGCATGTACAGCAAAAACAGTGGTTGAAGTATTATCTAATTTAAGTGAAAGAATCAATAATAAAACAGTAGTAATATTAGATAATGCCCGGCATGGAATGCACCAGTACATAAGGCAAAAATTGTAAAAGATAAGTTAACCGAATGGCGTGAAAAAGGGCTATACTTACAATTTATCCCTGCCTATAGTCCAGAACTAAATAAAATAGAAATCCTATGGCGGCAGATGAAATATTATTGGCTAGAACCGAAAGATTATCAATCCCAAAATACACTACATCAAAGGATTATAGAAATCCTTGAAAATTACGGATCTAAATACTCGATTTCTTTTTATTAGGTACTTATATATTGCTGCAAGTCAAAAAGGTGTAGAAGGTATTGTGAGTCCACAGGTTAGTTAGGATTATTGAGATAAGATAAAGGTGTTACACAACTGTTGTAGGCAATATAATAGAACCTCTCAGTAAGACTGAAAAGCCTTCCAAGTAACCTTATTTGTTAATTGCTATAAGGCTATTCTTAATATTGTATTGAATTCAGTCAATCGGGGTGAAAATTTATTTCAATAAATGTCACATCATTGAGACATTATGCGTATATTTGTGACATGTCAAACGCAAAAAACAAAATTATAGCTGCGGCAGTCACATGTTTTCTGAACAACGAATCCGAAACGCTGGAAAAAGTTGCTGAGGAAGCAGGTGTGTCTCGTAGAACGCTGCATCGATATTTTGAAAATCGTCAGGACTTATTAGAATCTTGCAAAAACGAGATGCTCAACAGTTGTAATAAAGCCATGAATGAGGCCTACGAAAGTGATAATGACGCAATAATAAAAGTAAGGAATATGCTTTTTGCAGCCATTGAGCAGGGAGCTAATTACGTCTTTATCAAACGAATGTATAAGCGCAGCAACTTTTCAGATGTAGATGCCAAAAAGGAATTTGAATCCGATAACGTTAAATCAAAATGGTTAAAAATCATGAAAGGCCTTCAAGAAGAAAAGCGTATTAACCATGTGTTAACGATCCCCTGGATTTTTGATTTGTACGGATCAATCATTGAGACTTCCATTTATGCCGTTGAGGCGGGAGATGTTGCCAGAAACGATAGTAAAAAGTTTGCCTGGATTTCCTTTAAAGGAGCCATTGGATTAAAAGAATAAAACCATATCAAAATGAATCAATACTCAACAGAAAGTCTCATTAGAAAAATGCCGGGTTTCTCCAGTCATATTCTAAAAGTGAATGACATACATCTTCACTATGTTATTGGAGGAAGCGGAGAGCCATTGGTTTTGTTGCCCGGTTGGCCTCAGACTTGGTGGTCTTTCCACCATATTATGCCTGCTCTGGCTGAAAAGCATACAGTCATTGTGGTAGATTTACGTGGAATGGGAGATAGTGATAAGCCTTTGGAAGGATATTCTAAAAAGAATATGGCCAATGATATTAAAGGATTAGTAGCAGCTTTAGGATATGACAGGGTACACATGGCCGGGCATGATATTGGCGCCAATGTAGCTTATGCTTTTGCGGCTAATCATCCGGAAAGCATCAACAGACTAATCCTTTTGGATACTCCTCCACCCGATGAAAATATGTACCGGCTTCCTATGCTGCCAGTTGGCACTCCAGTATATCCCTGGTGGGTAGCTTTCAATCAGGTAAGAGATTTGCCTGCACAACTGCTAGAAGGACGTTTTGGATTATTGTTGGATCATCTTTTAGATAAGCTACTTGTTAATAAAGAAGCAATTAGTGATTTTGACCGTTCCGTGTACCTTCAACACTATAATAACAAAGAAAACATAAGAGCATCCAATGCTTGGTATCAGGCCTTCGGTCAGGATATCTCGGAACAGAAGACCTATCCAAAAATCAAAAATT
The genomic region above belongs to Chondrinema litorale and contains:
- a CDS encoding LytR/AlgR family response regulator transcription factor, encoding MMTCIIVEDQGPAQEILEEYIKQVKTLQLVATFTDVLEARDFLKSNPIDLLFLDINLPIMSGMDFLRKEEQTPKTILTTAYSEFALECFEYNVIDYLLKPFSFDRFVKAVKKASVTETKHNPSSKDAIDKHSIMYVKSGTELLKLDANDILFIKSDGDYTKVITHTEKHLASHSLKEWTEKLDENFIQVHRSYIVHMRYILKVSNNKIRVGKELVPIGRVYKNTFKKQLNS
- a CDS encoding sensor histidine kinase, with product MSLANFFEHNYRELIYQLIIIMVVFIFFSHNQEGTEQVSFHSLFAPYKFAFYTNYLVGSLVINYLLLPFLYYKKKPLLFTLLVIIVLVLIVLVDEFVLEQIYFSDTRGTYFPGVSFTIIETLPIILIFVLFKLAWDFNRKQRELNELKSLVQESEIKFLKSQINPHFLFNNLNNLYAKALKNSPKTPNIILELSSVLRFMLYDSKENYITLSREFEHLKNYTSLYILQIENRGDVCFDTDLESDQFVISPLLLVVFVENAFKHSTGSQSGNIRISINTKVTKDGLLTFICENNYSTRYKANQTASGIGLENIKKRLKLLYPNKHDLSIVNEEDIFRVVLELQLKPLEK
- a CDS encoding TonB-dependent receptor, whose amino-acid sequence is MKSIVLTIVCLIGTLQVQAQSYSVSGIVTNLQGEAIPGVNVVIKGKSVGVSTDFEGRFKLEIGENNAILVFSAIGFESKEQQVDQSFSSKNLAIQLEEHATELNVVQVTAETEATIIEKQGFSVEAIETQKIKSQSLELNNVIGRTAGVRVRRSGGMGSDFNYSLDGMSGNAIRFFIDGIPMDYFGSSYSINNIPISLIERVDIYKGVVPVELGSDALGGAINLVTDKNTSNFASFSYSFGSFNTHQAAINGQWRTNSGLTTRLSTFYTYSDNNYKVWGEGVFYGEENTGKAIYFTKDNPAERFNDDFQTTTVKFDIGFTQKKWADQFFVSVLASDQKQGVQTGQTMGHVYGEMRNNERVLMPSITYQKKDLIIKGLDVNAFAGYSYTEGTLVDTTTNRYDWRGQQIGTNPSGGEIGRGGSKSLFTLTDKSEIYRFNATYQLPLDLKLGFNYLYSGTNRTGEDPFSPSYRIPYLEPQKIGSHFAGLSLETIKLNDKLHANVFLKKYGFNSSINDLVYTTEYETVEHKNNVSNWGGGFATSYQIVPNVLIKFSLEQATRLPSATEALGDGVTIENNPSIRPEQSFNANIGTVLGRFEIGARHRVKIALNTFYREVSDKLQLLVEGGQEIGQYENIRKVNGSGAEIDVVYDFDQKLKFSLNGTYLDFRNNQKTDENGRENIVYGDRLRNTPYLMANAGLEYNAMNLIQENSRFFTYFQSGYVHQFYLRWPSLGSAENKSIVPSQLVFDAGVGYTFPSEKLILSVDVSNIFNEQVYDNFLLQKPGRAIFFKINYHIKQN
- a CDS encoding PepSY-associated TM helix domain-containing protein, with amino-acid sequence MSNRNYNVFFNTHTVSGIIISIGLYVIFFAGAFSLFMENIDHWEANEKRHGLKVLDYDKAIAQVTAAGYDMHGRSLNIYYYHDQIIVRSQALTDTTLKKSNLGLLPDSVASGSFNFQLDQNTYRQAASKNVKPQKTLGTFLYELHFFDQIPTAGRILAGLVSVFFLFATITGVIVHWKKIAPNFFTFRLKSSLKNLWTDAHTALGVIGLPFQIMYAITGAIFCLLILLGAPMEKFVYNGDTEAMSNDIYPSFEVGSFQTAYNPKEISINDQVDKALAEFSEGEVTSVYTEIHNYHDRNAYVEIFVDSKKIEGVFNYAKFVYQLSDGELLEYKAVADIPPYAVASWDFIHIIHFGNYGGILIKVLYFLLSLLTCVVIISGVMIWLTARDKKSYLHKARFNQNVGAIYLGSCMGLYPAIAFMFLLTKTLPNGMEHRFTWISWLFLTFWVVYTAYSFIIKSNYKINRNALLLAGLMGILIPVFNGFHSGMWFWKSLGIGHPDSFFVDITWMIAGIITLWLAFKIKPQKKNVVRRKVEKNRNVFS
- a CDS encoding tetratricopeptide repeat protein; translation: MQKKVTLLIFSILLLISISSPAQIQLKIDSLKKSLPNVTGEEKVRVLRDLCYYNGTLNFDSAVLYGNQAIAYAKEIGHRDQLGAAYDDLGSVYAHSGMHESALDLYKKAITIFKNTNNRKSEAYTTHNFGYVYLAKADYLTTLMD
- a CDS encoding IS110 family transposase is translated as MKQFKNFIGIDISKDTLDICLLRGNGETVFFKWENNIAVISEQLGYLYQTYELDKQDTLVCAESTGHFGNKLINVCGTEKLNLWVEQAYNILRSQGLARNKNDKLDAQRIAEYGKRFNDRARLYIPDNHNVKLLERLNSERDLIVKDIAKYRGQLKQEAGFFDESYFKEKKKRLQKLIKYNQKILLEVEKRIDQVIESDEQIKNNVEKMTSIEGIGPRTAVATIIATGNFTKFDNPRKFACHAGCAPFRQQSGSSLNSRNKVSQRANKYLKKTFHMAALSVVSSKGELGRYFERKVAEGKNKMTVINAIRSKLIHRIFAVVKQNRKYEKNYINTLA
- a CDS encoding helix-turn-helix domain-containing protein → MRQHRFIKASEEEVKLLKAQLKQPMSRQESVRIEGLLLSIKGYTMEQIVDILEVNRDTVSRWFNRWDKGKMDNLANLPKSGRRRIYLAEEEKK
- a CDS encoding transposase, with product MIQKASLGIQRLKVFLQEVINSTGKSCHIETLKGIFKRHKLVWKRYRKSLKPERDELLFEFFKSELNSLEQQAKEGTIDLMFMDESSFNLNPNVPYGWQPIGQQILLPAKRSSSNWTVLGTLNIHKQRFYGYIMPEACTAKTVVEVLSNLSERINNKTVVILDNARHGMHQYIRQKL
- a CDS encoding transposase yields the protein MVKDKLTEWREKGLYLQFIPAYSPELNKIEILWRQMKYYWLEPKDYQSQNTLHQRIIEILENYGSKYSISFY
- a CDS encoding TetR/AcrR family transcriptional regulator — protein: MSNAKNKIIAAAVTCFLNNESETLEKVAEEAGVSRRTLHRYFENRQDLLESCKNEMLNSCNKAMNEAYESDNDAIIKVRNMLFAAIEQGANYVFIKRMYKRSNFSDVDAKKEFESDNVKSKWLKIMKGLQEEKRINHVLTIPWIFDLYGSIIETSIYAVEAGDVARNDSKKFAWISFKGAIGLKE